The following proteins are co-located in the Bordetella bronchialis genome:
- a CDS encoding FUSC family protein — MDTETSAAPRHSTVAAALFHVRDPLRRVVIGLRHLRSPYQRYRHARALHGVRVALALLTTLVLSQGLDLPHGVWASVSLLAVIGGLQHHGNIRKKAMERGLGTLLGAVAGLLLIVLDEWVGSRPLTFGVMALIAGLCAYHAIGRGGYLALLTAITMIIVGGQGDDSVTTGLWRTLQVCIGIAVALAFSFALPLNASYSWRYNLALNLRRAQRLIRRLQRETPLTAEARSATFADLSKRSIAIRGLMPSAAKEMNVTMALLEDIQHHHRAIVASLEMISSARLNATQEDQLAMSRAFRDSQGQAMRRALLTIARALRAGDTSVLDTPVPDTEVPPAPTEPPSPAMQGPDWVMRQTTTQIGQLRHALAALPRQRNY; from the coding sequence ATGGATACGGAAACGTCCGCCGCCCCCCGCCATTCAACGGTAGCCGCCGCGCTTTTCCATGTGCGCGATCCCCTGCGCCGCGTGGTCATCGGGCTGCGCCATCTGCGCTCGCCCTACCAGCGCTACCGGCATGCGCGGGCCCTGCACGGCGTACGGGTCGCGCTGGCGCTGCTGACCACCCTGGTACTGTCCCAGGGGCTGGACCTGCCGCATGGCGTATGGGCCAGCGTTTCCCTGTTGGCGGTGATCGGCGGCCTGCAGCACCACGGCAACATACGCAAGAAGGCGATGGAGCGCGGCCTGGGCACACTGCTGGGCGCGGTGGCCGGGTTGTTGCTGATCGTGCTGGACGAATGGGTGGGGTCGCGGCCGCTGACCTTCGGCGTCATGGCGCTGATCGCTGGCCTGTGCGCCTATCACGCCATCGGCCGCGGCGGCTACCTGGCGCTGCTGACCGCCATCACGATGATCATCGTGGGCGGCCAGGGCGACGATTCCGTGACCACCGGGCTGTGGCGCACGCTGCAGGTGTGTATCGGCATTGCCGTTGCGCTGGCGTTTTCGTTCGCGCTGCCCCTGAATGCCAGCTATTCGTGGCGCTACAACCTGGCGCTGAACCTGCGGCGCGCGCAACGCCTGATCCGCCGGCTGCAGCGCGAGACGCCACTGACGGCGGAAGCGCGCAGCGCCACCTTCGCCGATCTCAGCAAGCGGTCCATCGCCATCCGCGGCCTGATGCCGTCGGCCGCCAAGGAAATGAACGTCACCATGGCGCTGCTGGAAGACATCCAGCACCATCACCGCGCCATCGTGGCATCGTTGGAGATGATCTCCAGCGCCCGGCTGAACGCCACGCAGGAAGACCAGCTGGCGATGTCGCGCGCGTTCCGCGACAGCCAGGGCCAGGCCATGCGGCGGGCGCTGCTGACGATCGCGCGCGCCTTGCGGGCCGGCGATACCTCGGTGCTGGATACCCCGGTGCCGGATACCGAAGTGCCGCCCGCACCGACGGAACCGCCCTCTCCCGCCATGCAGGGCCCGGATTGGGTCATGCGGCAGACGACCACGCAGATCGGCCAATTGCGGCATGCGCTGGCCGCGTTGCCGCGGCAGCGCAACTACTGA
- a CDS encoding YihY/virulence factor BrkB family protein codes for MSYLSRLRTRPSVLLRLLVASGKQWSEHRASSKGAALALYTIFSLAPMLILVIAVAGAFFGEQAVRSELVGQLRDLMGDRGAEVIQIVLASAHESGSGLVATVMSIAVLIFSATTAFAELKESLDELWDVRGKRRSGVHGMVRSRLLSFGLVLVLALFLLVSLTVNAALSAAHDYYGELWTNSAFAMFAEVLSGVFSFAVVAALFAVIYKLLPNAVIPWKHVLPGAIVTAALFLLGKWGIGLYLGRGAVASAYGAAGSVVALLLWIYYSAQIFFFGAIFTRQYALYLNGALPGDTGEPEGPAAAERARAGQPDREPGAAVGDGHRNGEYDSEYGYDRDHGKESSQGPRAS; via the coding sequence ATGTCCTATCTGTCACGTCTCCGGACCCGGCCGTCCGTACTGCTGCGGCTGCTGGTCGCATCCGGCAAGCAGTGGTCCGAGCACCGCGCGTCCAGCAAGGGCGCGGCGCTGGCGCTGTACACCATCTTTTCGCTGGCCCCCATGCTGATCCTGGTGATCGCGGTGGCGGGCGCCTTCTTCGGCGAACAGGCGGTGCGCTCGGAGCTGGTCGGCCAACTGCGCGACCTGATGGGCGACCGCGGCGCGGAAGTCATCCAGATCGTCCTGGCCAGCGCGCACGAGTCCGGCAGCGGGCTGGTGGCCACCGTGATGTCCATCGCCGTGCTGATATTCAGCGCGACCACCGCCTTCGCCGAACTCAAGGAAAGCCTGGACGAGTTGTGGGACGTGCGCGGCAAGCGCCGCAGCGGCGTGCATGGCATGGTGCGCAGCCGCCTGCTGTCCTTCGGGCTGGTGCTGGTGCTGGCCTTGTTCCTGCTGGTCTCGCTGACCGTGAACGCCGCCCTGAGCGCGGCGCACGATTACTACGGCGAGCTATGGACCAACTCCGCCTTCGCCATGTTCGCCGAGGTACTGTCCGGGGTGTTTTCCTTCGCGGTGGTGGCGGCGCTGTTCGCGGTGATCTACAAGCTGCTGCCCAATGCGGTGATCCCCTGGAAGCACGTGCTGCCCGGCGCGATCGTGACGGCGGCCCTGTTCCTCCTGGGCAAGTGGGGCATCGGCCTGTACCTGGGGCGCGGCGCCGTGGCGTCGGCCTACGGCGCGGCGGGATCGGTCGTGGCGCTGCTGCTGTGGATCTATTACTCGGCGCAGATATTCTTCTTCGGTGCGATCTTCACGCGCCAATACGCCTTGTACTTGAACGGCGCGCTACCCGGGGATACGGGCGAGCCCGAAGGCCCGGCTGCCGCCGAACGCGCACGCGCCGGCCAACCGGACCGGGAGCCGGGCGCGGCGGTCGGTGATGGCCACCGGAACGGCGAGTACGACAGCGAATACGGCTATGACCGCGACCACGGCAAGGAATCGAGCCAGGGGCCGCGCGCGAGCTAG
- a CDS encoding hydrolase, with amino-acid sequence MPQDSSPTDSASLARALYDLGPGIVYASRRDPRFSYCTYVPPHIAQARRAMQLVVIVHGTGRAFVEYRDAFAEFARWNDCIVLCPLFPAGVLGDGNRDGFKHLREGEIRYDDVLLDMVGEVADKYGCDFGRFMLFGYSGGGQFVNRFALLHPERLRAVSIGAPGSVTLLDADKDWWVGTRDMAARYGKALDLDALRRVAVHMVVGKADLETWEITHQPGGKYYMPGCNDAGRTRPERLAALKRSFEAAGVAVEMDVVDNVPHDGMKVVGVVQDFFAKVLRRDRGES; translated from the coding sequence ATGCCCCAAGACTCCTCTCCCACCGACAGCGCCAGCCTGGCGCGCGCCCTGTATGACCTGGGGCCCGGCATCGTCTACGCCTCGCGGCGCGATCCGCGCTTCTCCTATTGCACCTACGTTCCCCCGCATATCGCCCAGGCGCGGCGGGCCATGCAACTGGTCGTCATCGTGCACGGCACGGGCCGCGCCTTCGTCGAGTACCGCGATGCCTTCGCGGAGTTCGCCCGCTGGAATGACTGCATCGTGCTGTGCCCGCTCTTTCCCGCCGGCGTGCTGGGCGATGGCAACCGCGATGGCTTCAAGCACCTGCGCGAAGGCGAGATCCGCTACGACGACGTGCTGCTCGACATGGTGGGCGAGGTAGCGGACAAATACGGCTGCGACTTCGGCCGCTTCATGCTGTTCGGTTATTCGGGCGGCGGGCAGTTCGTCAACCGCTTCGCCCTTTTGCATCCGGAACGCCTGCGCGCCGTCTCCATCGGCGCCCCGGGCTCCGTGACGCTGCTGGACGCCGACAAGGACTGGTGGGTGGGGACGCGCGACATGGCTGCCCGCTATGGCAAGGCGCTGGACCTGGATGCCTTGCGGCGCGTCGCCGTGCACATGGTGGTGGGCAAGGCCGACCTGGAGACCTGGGAAATCACGCACCAGCCCGGCGGCAAGTACTACATGCCGGGCTGCAACGACGCCGGCCGCACGCGGCCGGAGCGCCTGGCGGCGCTGAAGCGGTCTTTCGAGGCCGCCGGCGTGGCGGTGGAAATGGATGTGGTCGACAACGTGCCGCACGACGGCATGAAAGTGGTGGGCGTGGTCCAGGACTTTTTCGCCAAGGTGCTGCGGCGGGACCGCGGCGAGTCATGA
- a CDS encoding ABC transporter permease, whose amino-acid sequence MLRFALTRIAMTLPTLLIVAVAVFVMIRLIPGDPAQLMLGDLADPASLADLRARLGLDQPWLVQFGIWFRNMLHGDLGVSITTGQHVLGLVWERFLVSAQVVLAAVLFASLVAVPAGMIAAWKQNALPDVMLVGGATLLVSIPTFWGGLLLLLLFGVKLQWLPVVGYVSISSDWQAGLLYLVLPVLTLFLHEIGVIMRMARASTLEVLRLDYITHARAKGLSERTVLMRHAFKNAFGPTWTLIGLVLGNLLGGIAVVETVFTIPGLGRLLVDSIFGRDYPVIQGCLLFVAAIYVVVNLIVDLCYPFFDPRVTVE is encoded by the coding sequence ATGCTGCGTTTCGCGCTGACCCGTATCGCGATGACCTTGCCCACGCTGCTGATCGTGGCGGTCGCGGTATTCGTGATGATCCGCCTGATACCCGGCGATCCCGCGCAACTGATGCTGGGGGACCTGGCCGACCCCGCCAGCCTGGCGGATCTGCGCGCCCGCCTGGGCTTGGATCAGCCCTGGCTGGTCCAGTTCGGCATCTGGTTCCGCAACATGCTGCATGGCGACCTGGGCGTCTCCATTACGACCGGGCAGCACGTCCTGGGACTGGTGTGGGAACGCTTCCTGGTCAGCGCCCAGGTCGTGCTGGCCGCGGTGCTGTTCGCCAGCCTGGTGGCGGTGCCGGCCGGCATGATCGCCGCCTGGAAGCAGAATGCGCTGCCGGATGTGATGCTGGTCGGCGGCGCGACGCTGCTGGTTTCCATCCCGACGTTCTGGGGCGGACTGCTCCTGCTGCTGCTGTTCGGCGTCAAGCTGCAGTGGCTGCCGGTGGTCGGCTATGTGTCCATTTCCAGCGATTGGCAGGCGGGCTTGCTTTACCTGGTCCTGCCGGTGCTGACGCTGTTCCTGCACGAGATCGGCGTCATCATGCGCATGGCGCGCGCCAGTACGCTCGAAGTACTGCGGCTCGACTACATCACCCACGCGCGCGCCAAGGGACTGTCCGAGCGCACGGTGCTGATGCGGCATGCCTTCAAGAATGCCTTCGGCCCGACCTGGACCCTGATCGGCCTGGTGCTGGGCAATCTGCTGGGTGGTATCGCCGTGGTGGAAACCGTCTTTACCATCCCCGGCCTGGGCCGGCTGCTGGTGGATTCCATCTTCGGCCGGGATTACCCGGTGATCCAGGGCTGCCTGCTGTTCGTGGCGGCGATCTACGTGGTCGTCAATCTGATTGTCGACCTGTGCTATCCCTTCTTCGATCCCAGGGTGACCGTCGAATGA
- a CDS encoding ABC transporter permease, translating to MKKRMAANALVGGVLVGIVVVAAIVGVAWTPHDPLKINFLARLRAPGGAFLLGTDEFGRDELSRLMAGASASVWISLLTVAFALAAGTCVGLLTGFVRGWTDRIVMAFNNALLAFPGLLLALGLLAVVGANKYGIILALGLAYTPSVTRIVRGTVLSLREREFIEASRVLGNSELYTMARHVLPNCVAPLTVLATSMFGWVVLAESALSFLGLGVPPPAPTWGNMLSAARPFLSQAPYLSILPGLCIALTLLGINLLGDAVRDRLDPRMRGMQ from the coding sequence ATGAAAAAACGCATGGCAGCCAATGCGCTGGTGGGCGGCGTTCTGGTGGGCATCGTCGTCGTCGCGGCCATCGTCGGCGTCGCATGGACGCCCCACGATCCCCTCAAGATCAACTTCCTGGCGCGGCTGCGGGCGCCGGGCGGAGCCTTCCTGCTGGGCACCGACGAGTTCGGCCGCGACGAGCTGTCGCGCCTGATGGCCGGGGCCTCGGCCAGCGTGTGGATCAGCCTGCTGACGGTGGCCTTCGCGCTGGCCGCGGGCACCTGCGTAGGGCTGCTTACCGGTTTCGTGCGGGGGTGGACCGACCGCATCGTCATGGCTTTCAACAATGCATTGCTGGCGTTCCCCGGCCTGCTGCTGGCGCTGGGCCTGCTGGCCGTGGTGGGCGCGAACAAGTACGGCATCATCCTGGCCCTGGGCCTGGCCTATACGCCCTCGGTTACCCGTATCGTGCGCGGCACCGTGCTGTCGTTGCGCGAACGGGAGTTCATCGAGGCGTCCCGGGTGCTGGGCAATTCCGAGCTCTACACCATGGCGCGCCATGTATTGCCCAACTGCGTGGCGCCATTGACGGTGCTGGCCACGTCGATGTTCGGCTGGGTCGTACTGGCGGAAAGCGCCTTGTCCTTCCTGGGCCTGGGGGTTCCGCCGCCAGCGCCGACCTGGGGCAATATGCTGTCGGCGGCGCGGCCCTTCCTGTCGCAGGCCCCGTATCTGTCCATCCTGCCCGGGCTGTGCATCGCGCTGACGCTGCTCGGCATCAACCTGCTGGGCGATGCGGTGCGCGACCGCCTGGATCCGCGCATGCGGGGCATGCAATGA
- a CDS encoding ABC transporter ATP-binding protein, with translation MSAGNPALVSVQGLTLAVGQGGREIVRDVSFDIAPGEMVGIVGESGSGKTQAARAILGLTPPPLVRVGGRIAVEGTDIARATPAALRRLRGARIGMVFQEPMTSLNPSMTIGRQLEEGLALHRRDLGAAERRRRILDMLARVGLRDPEAALSAWPHEFSGGMRQRMMLASVMLLAPALLVADEPTTALDAVVQRDVLELMVGLTREHGTAVLMISHDLPMVARYTERVIVMSQGEIVESGATADLLARPRHPYTRKLLQAMPRRMPARLPPREPPLVEVRQLVVDYAGRQRLFKRTAAKRALHGISLAVHPREVVAVVGGSGSGKTTLGRAIAGLVAPSEGQILFRGQPVARGHASWNDYRLNCQMVFQDPYSSLDPRMTIAQLVGEALRLVPGLTAADKDRRVREALDEVGLSGEYGVRYPHELSGGQRQRVAIARALVRRPSFVIADEPVSALDVTVRAQVLDLFADLQRKHGFSCLFISHDLGVVEQVADRVIVMQDGAIVEQGSRDHIFDSPTQDYTRRLLAAIPMLVSSDSGGVRLKWRFADAPPATAAA, from the coding sequence ATGAGCGCCGGCAATCCAGCCCTGGTCAGCGTGCAAGGGCTGACGCTGGCCGTGGGGCAGGGCGGCCGCGAAATCGTGCGCGACGTGTCCTTCGACATCGCGCCCGGCGAGATGGTGGGCATCGTCGGCGAATCGGGCAGCGGCAAGACGCAGGCGGCCCGCGCCATCCTGGGCCTGACGCCGCCGCCCCTGGTGCGCGTCGGCGGCCGTATCGCGGTAGAGGGAACCGATATCGCGCGCGCCACGCCGGCCGCGCTGCGGCGCCTGCGCGGCGCCCGCATCGGCATGGTGTTCCAGGAACCCATGACCTCGCTCAACCCCTCCATGACGATAGGCCGCCAGCTGGAAGAGGGCCTGGCCCTGCATCGCCGCGACCTGGGTGCCGCCGAGCGCCGCCGGCGCATCCTGGACATGCTGGCGCGGGTGGGCCTGCGCGACCCGGAGGCCGCGCTCAGCGCATGGCCGCATGAGTTTTCCGGCGGCATGCGGCAGCGCATGATGCTGGCCTCGGTCATGCTGCTGGCGCCCGCGCTGCTGGTGGCCGACGAGCCCACCACCGCGCTGGACGCCGTGGTGCAGCGCGACGTACTGGAATTGATGGTGGGCCTGACGCGCGAGCATGGCACCGCCGTTCTCATGATCAGCCACGACCTGCCCATGGTGGCGCGCTACACCGAACGCGTGATCGTCATGTCGCAAGGCGAAATCGTCGAAAGCGGCGCCACCGCGGACCTGCTGGCCCGCCCGCGGCATCCCTACACCCGCAAGCTGCTGCAGGCCATGCCGCGCCGCATGCCGGCCCGCCTGCCGCCGCGCGAACCGCCCCTGGTGGAAGTGCGCCAGCTGGTGGTGGATTACGCCGGGCGCCAGCGCCTGTTCAAGCGCACCGCGGCCAAGCGCGCCCTGCACGGCATCTCGCTGGCGGTGCATCCGCGCGAGGTCGTGGCCGTGGTCGGCGGTTCGGGTTCCGGCAAGACCACGCTGGGGCGCGCCATCGCGGGACTGGTCGCGCCGTCCGAAGGGCAGATCCTGTTCCGCGGCCAGCCCGTCGCGCGCGGCCACGCCAGCTGGAACGATTACCGGCTGAACTGCCAGATGGTGTTCCAGGACCCGTATTCGTCGCTGGACCCGCGCATGACCATCGCGCAATTGGTGGGCGAGGCGCTGCGCCTGGTGCCCGGCCTGACCGCCGCCGACAAGGACCGCCGCGTGCGCGAGGCCCTGGACGAAGTGGGCCTGTCGGGGGAATATGGCGTGCGCTATCCGCATGAGCTGTCCGGCGGCCAGCGCCAGCGGGTCGCCATCGCCCGCGCCCTGGTGCGCCGGCCATCCTTCGTCATCGCCGACGAACCGGTTTCCGCGCTGGACGTAACGGTGCGCGCCCAGGTCCTGGACCTGTTCGCCGACCTGCAGCGCAAGCACGGCTTCAGTTGCCTGTTCATCAGCCACGACCTGGGCGTGGTGGAGCAGGTCGCCGATCGCGTGATCGTCATGCAGGATGGCGCCATCGTGGAGCAGGGCAGCCGCGACCACATCTTCGACTCGCCCACGCAGGACTATACGCGGCGCCTGCTGGCGGCCATTCCCATGCTGGTCTCCAGCGACAGCGGCGGCGTGCGCCTGAAATGGCGCTTCGCCGATGCGCCGCCGGCGACCGCGGCCGCGTGA
- a CDS encoding GntR family transcriptional regulator, with product MPKTAASTAPASLADQLARDIQSGVFGAGAWLKQIDLQERYGAKRLDVRRALDHLTQKRVIEHVPNRGYHVHAIDERRQNHIRDIRAMLEVGAAADLMPQVTDAKVAQLRAMAERFEQLVLTGTLLQQYEVNLQFHETLYDMCVNRELVALIQDMRSRAVAAPATQWMTRARIEKSVREHFDIVAALQARDVKRLQKIIREHVMQTMP from the coding sequence ATGCCGAAGACGGCAGCCTCCACCGCACCGGCGTCACTGGCCGACCAACTGGCGCGGGACATCCAGTCCGGCGTATTCGGCGCCGGCGCCTGGCTCAAGCAGATCGACTTGCAGGAACGCTATGGCGCCAAGCGCCTGGACGTGCGGCGGGCGCTGGACCACCTGACGCAGAAGCGCGTCATCGAGCATGTGCCCAATCGGGGCTATCACGTCCACGCCATCGACGAGCGGCGCCAGAACCACATCCGCGATATCCGCGCCATGCTGGAAGTGGGCGCTGCCGCCGACCTGATGCCCCAGGTCACCGATGCCAAGGTCGCCCAGCTGCGCGCCATGGCCGAACGCTTCGAACAGCTGGTCCTGACCGGCACGCTGCTGCAGCAGTACGAAGTCAACCTGCAATTCCACGAAACGCTGTACGACATGTGCGTCAACCGCGAGCTGGTGGCGCTGATCCAGGATATGCGCAGCCGCGCCGTCGCCGCGCCGGCTACGCAATGGATGACGCGCGCCCGCATCGAGAAATCCGTGCGCGAACACTTCGACATCGTCGCGGCGCTGCAGGCGCGCGACGTCAAGCGCCTGCAGAAGATCATCCGCGAACACGTCATGCAGACCATGCCCTGA
- a CDS encoding ABC transporter substrate-binding protein, producing the protein MKSLPSAQVALAALFLTAAGVAQASSYVISEPADIRSTNPGVNRDDTTDGVVLNMVEGLVGYRANGSVGPLVARSVDVSADGLTYTFTLRDGVRFHNGDTLTSADVMWSWQRYMDPATDWRCRSEFDGRNGLKVEEVSAPDGRTFVMKLNRKSAVFLDTLARTDCGMTAILSKASVKADGSWDKPVGTGPFMFGEWKRGEYIVLKAFKDYVSPPGDKADGYLGNKKPLVDEVKFLVVPDASTVKAGLLSGAIDAGQIPYTDVPELKSQKQVRIQVASDSAKHTLLFQTRDPLLKNVKLRQAIAASLDIPQIVQAATEGLGTPNASAVSRDSAFYDKVQEQAYRYDPALAQKLLKEAGYKGEKIVIYANKRAHVPSYQVAVMAQAMMQAVGINAQIEVLEWATQLDRYNKGNYQISSFSYSSRLDPALSYEQFSGNKDKQPRKVWDDPQAQALIDESFSELDPARRQAIFDKLHPLMLAQAPLILLSNGNQPWGVSKRLTGFTVWEGKPFAWGAKVSE; encoded by the coding sequence GTGAAATCCCTTCCCTCAGCGCAAGTCGCCCTGGCCGCCCTTTTCCTGACGGCCGCGGGGGTGGCGCAGGCGTCGTCCTACGTCATTTCCGAGCCGGCCGATATCCGTTCCACCAATCCGGGCGTCAACCGCGACGACACGACGGACGGCGTAGTGCTGAATATGGTGGAGGGGCTGGTCGGTTATCGCGCCAACGGCTCCGTGGGACCGCTGGTGGCAAGATCCGTCGATGTATCCGCCGACGGCCTGACCTATACCTTCACCCTGCGCGACGGCGTCAGATTCCATAACGGCGACACGCTGACTTCCGCGGATGTCATGTGGAGCTGGCAGCGCTACATGGATCCGGCCACCGACTGGCGCTGCCGCAGCGAGTTCGACGGCCGCAATGGCCTGAAGGTGGAAGAAGTCTCCGCGCCGGACGGCAGGACTTTCGTGATGAAGCTCAACCGGAAGTCCGCCGTGTTCCTGGATACCCTGGCTCGTACGGACTGCGGCATGACGGCCATCCTGAGCAAGGCCTCGGTCAAGGCGGACGGCAGCTGGGACAAGCCGGTGGGCACCGGCCCGTTCATGTTCGGCGAATGGAAGCGTGGCGAATACATCGTGCTCAAGGCGTTCAAGGACTACGTCTCGCCCCCGGGCGACAAGGCCGACGGCTATCTCGGCAACAAGAAGCCGCTGGTGGACGAGGTCAAGTTCCTGGTGGTGCCCGACGCGTCCACCGTAAAGGCGGGCCTGCTGTCCGGCGCCATCGACGCGGGCCAGATTCCCTATACCGATGTCCCGGAGCTGAAGTCGCAGAAGCAGGTGCGCATACAGGTTGCCTCGGATTCGGCCAAGCACACGCTGCTGTTCCAGACCCGCGATCCCTTGCTGAAGAACGTCAAGCTGCGCCAGGCCATCGCCGCGTCGCTGGACATTCCGCAGATCGTGCAGGCGGCCACCGAAGGCCTGGGCACGCCCAACGCGTCGGCGGTGTCGCGCGATTCCGCCTTCTACGACAAAGTCCAGGAACAGGCCTACCGCTACGACCCCGCCCTGGCCCAGAAGCTGCTCAAGGAAGCCGGGTACAAGGGGGAGAAGATCGTCATCTACGCCAACAAGCGGGCGCATGTGCCCAGCTACCAGGTGGCCGTCATGGCGCAGGCCATGATGCAGGCGGTGGGCATCAATGCCCAGATCGAAGTACTGGAATGGGCCACGCAGCTGGACCGCTACAACAAGGGCAATTACCAGATCAGCTCGTTCAGCTATTCGTCGCGCCTGGATCCCGCCTTGAGTTATGAGCAGTTCTCCGGCAACAAGGACAAGCAGCCGCGCAAGGTCTGGGACGATCCCCAGGCGCAGGCGCTGATCGACGAAAGTTTTTCCGAGCTCGATCCCGCCAGGCGCCAGGCCATCTTCGACAAACTGCATCCCCTGATGCTCGCGCAGGCGCCGTTGATCCTGCTGTCCAATGGCAACCAGCCCTGGGGCGTCAGCAAGCGCCTGACCGGCTTCACCGTATGGGAAGGCAAGCCCTTCGCCTGGGGCGCGAAGGTCAGCGAATAG
- a CDS encoding glycoside hydrolase family 3 protein: MPRPRLPIALLFVALLCACLGNPDVQRRADRIVDGMDTRQKIGQKIMMGLRHWCPDSEPTCRDDMVALPPALAATLRDNAIGGVVLLGGNIVDLEQTRRFTGQIRQARAPDNPLGMLIGIDAQGGNAVHLPRTMAAFPGNMALGAAFQGSRDSSLAVAAGRVRATEIRAVGFNVNFAPVVDTNRDPRNPVVNVHAYGDDADTVGLLSGLAAQGARQAGVISAFKHFPGHGGTVSGAHHGSPRVEKPRADAYAADLAPYRHAIESGHAPDMIMTAHIPYPSLDSSEIASRTGEPIMVPATLSRRIQHDLLREELGYRGVSITDAFYMSGIGEHFEPADAVIKAFQADVDIVLMPLDIHTPAQVQALSRLMDELVAAVDSGKIDRAELDRSVSRIVQMKLRHRITANGERDALPDLSVIGSPAHREVETRIARASITLLHNEGQVLPLKAPAQRVFILAPRAEQAEAMRRRFVQQGHAATSAAALGAMSWEARKQAMDKADVVVIGTMADAAPPVKKFTGIPPATPDQAQQARNAMEYAKEQGKSVIHVALRAPYDAVDYDDIADATLAAYSCDGDESGLRYPSLPLLVDVMVGASPATGRLPVDIPMPDGSGGVGPVRYARGFGLSL; this comes from the coding sequence ATGCCGCGCCCGCGCCTGCCGATCGCTTTGCTGTTTGTTGCTCTACTCTGCGCCTGCCTGGGCAATCCGGATGTCCAGCGGCGGGCGGACCGCATCGTCGACGGCATGGACACGCGCCAGAAGATCGGCCAGAAGATCATGATGGGGCTGCGCCATTGGTGTCCCGACAGCGAACCCACGTGTCGCGACGACATGGTGGCGCTGCCTCCCGCGCTTGCCGCGACATTGCGCGACAACGCCATCGGCGGGGTGGTCCTGCTGGGCGGGAACATCGTGGACCTGGAGCAAACGCGCCGGTTTACCGGGCAGATCCGCCAGGCCAGGGCGCCGGACAACCCGCTCGGCATGTTGATCGGCATCGATGCGCAGGGCGGCAACGCGGTGCACCTGCCGCGTACCATGGCGGCCTTCCCCGGCAATATGGCGCTGGGCGCCGCCTTCCAGGGCAGCCGTGACAGCAGCCTGGCCGTGGCGGCCGGGCGGGTGCGGGCGACCGAAATCCGCGCGGTCGGATTCAACGTCAATTTTGCGCCGGTGGTGGATACGAACCGCGATCCGCGCAACCCGGTCGTCAACGTCCATGCGTATGGCGATGACGCCGACACCGTGGGGCTATTGAGCGGCCTGGCCGCTCAGGGCGCGCGCCAGGCCGGCGTCATCAGCGCGTTCAAGCACTTCCCGGGCCATGGCGGCACGGTCTCCGGCGCGCATCATGGCTCGCCCAGGGTGGAGAAACCCCGGGCCGACGCCTATGCCGCGGACCTGGCGCCGTACCGGCATGCCATCGAGTCCGGACACGCCCCGGACATGATCATGACCGCCCACATCCCGTATCCGTCGCTCGATTCAAGCGAGATCGCCTCGCGTACCGGGGAACCCATCATGGTCCCGGCCACGCTGTCGCGCAGGATCCAGCACGACCTGTTGCGCGAAGAACTCGGCTATCGCGGTGTCTCGATCACGGATGCCTTTTACATGAGCGGCATCGGCGAACATTTCGAGCCGGCCGACGCCGTCATCAAGGCCTTCCAGGCCGACGTGGACATCGTCCTGATGCCCCTGGACATCCACACCCCCGCCCAGGTGCAAGCGCTCTCCCGATTGATGGACGAACTCGTGGCCGCCGTCGACAGCGGCAAGATCGATCGGGCCGAGCTCGACCGTTCGGTCAGCCGCATCGTGCAAATGAAGCTGCGCCACCGTATCACCGCCAACGGGGAACGCGACGCGCTGCCGGACCTGTCCGTCATCGGCAGCCCGGCCCATCGGGAAGTGGAAACCCGTATCGCCCGCGCGTCCATCACCCTGTTGCACAACGAGGGGCAAGTCTTGCCCTTGAAGGCGCCCGCGCAGCGGGTCTTCATCCTGGCGCCCCGGGCAGAGCAGGCCGAGGCCATGCGCCGCCGCTTCGTGCAGCAAGGCCACGCGGCCACAAGCGCCGCGGCATTGGGCGCGATGTCCTGGGAGGCACGCAAACAAGCCATGGACAAGGCCGACGTGGTCGTCATCGGCACAATGGCCGACGCGGCGCCGCCGGTGAAAAAATTCACCGGCATCCCGCCCGCCACGCCGGACCAGGCCCAACAGGCTCGCAATGCGATGGAATACGCCAAGGAGCAGGGCAAGTCGGTCATCCACGTGGCGCTGCGCGCACCCTATGACGCGGTCGATTACGACGACATCGCCGACGCCACCCTGGCCGCCTATTCCTGCGATGGCGACGAATCGGGCTTGCGCTATCCATCGCTGCCCCTGCTGGTGGACGTCATGGTCGGCGCCAGCCCGGCCACGGGCAGGCTGCCCGTCGACATCCCCATGCCGGACGGCAGCGGCGGCGTGGGCCCGGTCCGCTACGCCCGCGGCTTCGGGCTGTCGCTGTAA